From one Acidobacteriota bacterium genomic stretch:
- a CDS encoding PqqD family protein, whose protein sequence is MQINKSIATVFTPLDDGTGILLNKETKSTYSLNRTGSLLWKLLEEVHSVSLDDLVLITCERFDVGEDDARLALLAFVDRLEKYRMIKLS, encoded by the coding sequence ATGCAAATCAATAAATCCATTGCAACTGTTTTCACGCCGCTTGATGATGGCACGGGCATCTTACTTAATAAAGAGACGAAATCCACCTACAGCCTGAATCGCACCGGGTCATTGCTTTGGAAATTGCTCGAAGAAGTCCACAGCGTGTCGCTTGACGACCTGGTGTTGATTACCTGTGAACGCTTTGATGTTGGCGAAGATGATGCGCGGCTGGCGCTGCTTGCCTTCGTTGACCGCCTGGAAAAATACCGCATGATTAAACTCTCCTGA